The genomic segment TCTTAGAGATGTGGAAATTGATGTTCAGTGTAAGTCACAGAGCAACCAGGGAAGGCATCTGAAATTGGAATCCAGTTATATCCAGGAAGCTGAGGGTCGATGGTGTTGCCAAAACTACAATTAAGGGTTAGGGTCTGCCCTATTCTCTGTATAGACATCTCTTGTGGACATCCACAAAAGGGCTGATGAAAGTGACAGATGCTCTCCTGGAAAATAATGATACTCATTTTTGCATATTCTTTCAGAGAATTTGTATACTCTCTGAAATTCATCCAGAGACACCTGGACCTTAGAATAAAGACTCTTAATGTACAGGAAAGAAATGCAGTTGTATTAACCTTTGCTATCTCCTTGGTGCATAGAATCCCTGTCTGGCACAGAATTAGTGATAAACATTGTTGAATACAATCAATGAATCAATTTAAGAAATTCCTCTCACTCTTCATTGTTAACTCAAATTATGCCTCTGTGTGTCTGGCTCACTTACATACTACTGTATTATATGTTCTAATAGTTGTTGCATATCTATTACATATGAGGTCCTTGTTTATCTGTCTGCATGCATTATTTAACTTAATCCTCACCAGTCTTCAATTATATCAATCTTACATTCAGACACTAGAAAAGTACTGGACACAGAGTGAGAAAAATTTAagtgatgagaaaaatgaaatatatggaTTCAATAATGCCAATGTTTTTAAACACTTGTTATGTTCAATGCACACATGcaaacactttacatatattatcctaaattaatcctcacaactccaCGAAGCAAGTTTTCACACTAACTTGCTTTTACCAAAGATTTACCTGAGATTTAGGGCAAATCAAAGGCCTTGTCTGAGGCAAAGAAGCTATAAAAAAACAGAGCTGACATTTGAATCTGGAGCTTTCTGACCTTCAGTCTCATGGAAACCAAGACGCACCAAGAGAAAACGACTTGTCTGGAATCACACAGTTACTATATGACAAAGCAGGGAGATTAAGCCCACCGTTCTTTCCTCACCATTTTAATTCCTCATTCTGTCATTTAACAGCATGAAACTGACAAACATCACTTTGCACCTAGCCCCGATTTATAATTTGTTGGCACTAACCTGTTGTGTTTTCTGTAGGTCAGAGAATAGCAAAGGACAGATGAGACAAACATACCTCACAAAACTGGGAAGCTTCATTGATCTTACGATATTCCCAACAtttttggaaacaaaatgaagaaatataccAAAGTGCTTATACTTGGCCTACAGCTTATTTAGGATAGAGAACTTCCCACATCTTTTTGATTCACATCTCAACTTGGCCCTATACTTAAACTACAGCAATGGCATCCCATAATAACCATTTAGAGGAATTATCAAAAGAGGAAATATGTGGctcttggcattttattttatgaaatttggTTAATTATAACAGTACTAATtagaatgtacattttaaaagatacttcTAGGCTCCTGGCATTTTGATACCTAATTATACCACTTGAAGTACCTGTGTGTTTTCCCCATAAACCAGCATCTCTACATCAAGCACTAGGTTATATACATCCCACTTAACAAataaaggtaaattaaaaataaagtcagaaaaataTGGATTTTAAACTTGTCTTCATTTATTGATAGCTATAGGACCTTTGGCAAAACAGCTATCTAAACCAAATGTGTTTTATCCTCAGTAAAATAAAGGTTATAAGATACATGTCTCAAAGGGTTATTAACCCTTTTTatctaaccatttttaaataagaataatgtAGATAAAAAATTTGGAGTAGATCTTTCATATAAAAAACAGGTGCTTGCTCTTTCTGTGCCTAGTACAGCCATGGCTTGTGGTCCCAAGACACATCTCCAAAATGTGTCTAGCAGCTCCAAAGCATTGAATGCTGGATAAACTGACTGGTGTGTTTGGTCCTCGGCCATCTACCAGTCCCCACAAGCTGAGAGAATGTCTCCCTCTCATCATTTTCTTAAGGAACAGACATAAGTATGCACTAACAGGAAATGAAGTAAAGAATATTTGCATGCAGTGGTTCATTAAGATTGATGGCAAGGTCCGAACTGATATAACCTACCCTGCTGGTTTCATGGATGAGATCTGCATTGACAAGACCAGAGAGAATGTCTGTCTGGTCTACAACACCAAGGGTTGCTTTGCTGTTCATCGTATTACACCTGAGGAGGCCAGGTGCAAGTTGTGCAAGGAGAGGAAGGGCACAAAAGTAATCCCTCACCTGGTGACCCATGACGCTCATACCATCTGCTACCCAGACCCTCTCATCAAAGTCAACGACTCCATTCAGATTGATTTGGAGACTGGCAAAATTACTGATTTCATCAAGTGTGACACTGGTAACCTGTGTATGGTGACTGGAGGTGCTAACCTAGGAAAAATTGGCATGATAACCAACAGAGAAAGACACCCTGGTTCTTTTGATGTGGTTTACATGAAAGAAGCCAATGGCAAAAGCTTTGCCACCTGGCTCTGCAACATTTTTGTTATTAGCAAAGGCAACAAACCATGGGTTTCCCTGCCCCATGAAAGTGTATCCACAGGGATACCCTTTGCCgaagagagagacaagagacTGGTGGCCAAAGTAGTGGGTGAAGTAAACTCTTGTACATCACGTCACTGCAAACGCTGATTGTAAAAGTGTTTGTAATGAGTTAAAGATAAtacaacatgaaaaaaacattcttaataaatgttaattttattaaaaatgcatcctttatttttccttagacTTATACTTCACTTACAGTACTAAGTACCATTCTCAGTTCTagctatctatctacctatctatctatctattattatctacctatcatctaccGATCCATCTATCTACTTATATCATtggctcatttaatccttaccacaaCCCTAAGATACTTGATAATTATCTTGATTTAGTGAAAGTGGCAACCAAAACACACAAAAGTTAAGGAACTTGCAAAATATCACATATTTAGTAAAATTTAACTTTCTTGAGTAcatcttttcctgtttttgtctATCTGAAGTATCATCATCATAGGCCCATAGGAagcttcaataaaaataaaacacaaaatatgtaCAGTGACCTCTACCCTAATGCTATAAAAGCTTTAATAGAAGACTTTATGCAGGGGATACAGAGCACAAAAAGACACTCTCACAcataagaacaaagaagaaaagccaCCAGCATggacacattaaaaacaaaaactctttgcCCTTAAAATGTGTGCCTCATGTTATTCAATTGTTACGCAATgtcataacaacaacaaacacctTTCAACATTATGACTCTAAATCTATTGTACTTCttattctgtattatttaaaaCAGAAGTGGGATAAAACCAAGTACACAGAAAAGAATTAGGCATTAGAAAGTCGCAAGTTGCATCAGCCATCTCTCTTTAACGAAATTGTGGAGTCAGTGAAAAGCAAGTTGTATGAGACAGAGTAATAtaatgggaaggaaaaggaacttATTACCCATCaacctgtgttcaaatcctgatGACCTTTGCAAATTAATTCACTAAACCCCAGAGActcattttttctcatctgtaaaatggaaataaaaataaaacagggatcCTTGCTACAGTCATATTTTTGTGATAAAAAGGAATTTTGGTACATTATAAATGCCATAGATGCTATGAAGAGATGGTTTTGTACTCTAGGCAAAAAGACAACCATAGAAGTAGGTTTAGGTTATCAAAAGTCCCTGTAAGCAACAAGTATGAAAGAGGTATCCATGGGTTCATTTAATGAAGCACTTTGGGAACAATTTACAAAACAGTAAGTGCATACCCAGGTTTGGTTGTGTAAGGCTAAATGTCTATTATGTGTGTGGGTCTTTCTTGCAATGAACTTATCTCTTCCCACACTGCCACCGCAGGTCCAATACTTGGTTCACTTAAATCTACTCAGCCAAACACCTTCTCCTACATAAAGTTACGAGGATGGACTGTTACTGTCAATTTGTGTAGTTTGGCAAGAGCTAGAATTTACAATGCAGATTCAATAAGCACTGCTATTTgagtttattaaaatttataagaaagTAACACCAAATGAATTTTATGGAAAATTAGGGAGTTTTATCAACATTATAAATCACGTTTTTGTGACTCATTCAGTGTTTTTCCACTTCactgaaaatataatttccaaGGCAGCTGCCATCTCTTATCATGCTACATATAAAAATCATTATTGACTATTGCTACCTTTCTGAATTTATCAAATTATTCACTTTAAgttcctgaatttttaaaaagtagaactgCAGCATAGAGAACAAAAAATAgcttaataaattatattgttGTTTATATTTCTACTGACAAgacaaataatttgtttaaatacaAAATcctgtttttattgaaaaattagaGATAAGTACACTTTATTTTGATTCTACATTATCATGCCATCTATCACTAAAGTATACAAATTCTCTGCTTCACTCACTTCCTGTTTTCAATGTCGGCCAGCTTTCTGAAACTGTATTCAAATGATTCTAAAATATTCATATTCCTTCTTCATTACACCTGCCACGGCCCTAGTGAAGGAGTTTGCCTCCTGAACAAGTTACCTTAGGCTTTGACTTAGTCTCCCATCTGCCTTCAGACTTTTCCCCTCCTGGACCTCATGAATCACATGCTCAGTGATTAATAAATACTCACCCTGTGcatgtgcttcctggactggttGACATTATTCAGGTTGGCCCTTCTGTGGCCCCTGGGTATAGGCTTCCCCTGAGTCTTAAAGTATTGCAAATTTCCGGTAACAAATGAACCTGACGAAGCTCTAGCTTCTGAAGCTTCACCCCAACTAAAGCAGCTACACCCCTCCTCCAACCTCAGAAGTGGGATAAAATATCTGCAATCTACCTTCCACACCATTACCAAGTAGCTGAGAAATGCGACTCTGTTGCACAGCTCCTTAATGGTGTCCTTCCATTGGGTGGCATAACATGTAACTGTGTAGCCACAAGTGTGTATTTTCATCTCTTATGCTATGCATCACTCCATAGTTTTGTACATGCAGtgccctctctgtaaaatggtcTTTCGACTAACCATGCCTAGAAAACACAATTCTCTTTCAAACTTGATAGGACACCTCCTATCTGAATCTTTCATTAACCCAACTCACCTGCTTCCTAACATGAGCTGACTGCTCCAACCTCAGTTCTCATATAACACTTTGATTTTATAACTCTCGCTCATCCAAAACTTCCCACACCATATTTGAGTTGGATATGTTTGTCTGTCTCCCTACAAATTTTCTGAAAGAAGTCATCGTGCTATACCTCCCATGCAGGCATAGCGCTTGCCACATGAGTAGGACACATCAAAATCTTGTCTGAGTTCTTGATTCCCTGTTGAAAAGATGTCCTTCAACAAAAGTGAAATAAGTGGAAGAGATACTGGAGTTGGGAATGATAGagtgcaaagagagaaaaataggacTTGTCCTATGCTAAATTAATAACGTTAAAGAAGGTCAATGATCTGAACCGAGACCCTGGTTATGAGGAACAAGTGGTTCATATAACCTCTGCACACAGTGAAGAGCAAGGGAAGAAACACTATCACGTATTAAGCACTAGTGTATGCCAGTCAATGTGCGAGGTCCTTTAACAGTTTGAATTCATTTAATCTCTATAACCTTGCGAGTCATATATAATTCCCTTAGTATTGGTGAGGAAACTGATGTCCGGTGAGATTAAACAGTGAAATTCTAGCTGTTAATGATAAAACTAAGATTCCACCCAAATTTCTACAACTTGAGACTTAAAGTTTTTCCCCTGCAAATGCTCATTTGAAAGTATCATACATAATAGACACTAGATGGCTATAAATAATAGTATTGCCCATAAAACCCCTAACACTTACTGAGTACTTAGGTGTCAGGCGCAGGGCTGAGCTCCGAGAACACGTAGGTGAATTAGACACTCCTTCCTCTCAAAGGTTTTAAGCTGTATTTGAATCGAATTGAATTGAACCTGAAGCTTAGTGTAGCCAACCTTCACGCAATTCTGGGCCTTATCAGAAAACAGAAAGTGTTTAgttttgtttggctttgttttgcttctctgactatataaagaaaaaaaaagcatggagGAAAGAGTCTCTCGTCCATGCCAGGCGAGTGACTTCAATAATTACCAGAGGAGCTGGAGAGATCCTGCTCCTTCCAATTAATTTCTGTTACCAAGTGTTGTTGAGTGCTTGTCTGACAGCCACGCACAGATGAGGGGAGAGGAGTGTACACAAGATTTCTTTGCATTTCATAGTTCATAGATTAAAGGCAGTGTCGAGAGCAAGTCAGAGTTGAAGAATTGATTTATTTGACAGAGAGTGTGTGGGGAAAAACTGCTTCTGCATCATTACAAACAAGGCTAAGCTGCTTTCATGTTAAGTTCTACCTCTCGGTACACAAatcaagcattttttttcatttttgatgaatTTACTCTGAGACTTTCACTGGCAGGAAGCATGGCTAGATCCAGCTTTCTTAAATCGCAGCACTTACAGCCTTAGCAGTAGCAGGCCCTCACTCAAATGCTTGCTGAAAGCTGATGGAGGGTGGGAACAAGCTGCCACCAGGCGGGTTAGAGAAGATTTGGGGAGCCTGATCTAGGCCAAGGAAAAAGTTGTTCAGAATGACAAACCCAAAAGGACATCATAATACATTAATTACAATAATAGTTATGCAATAATAGTAACCACCCCAACAGTATGTACGTGCGGTAGGCCTTTctaggtgtgtgcatgtgtgtgagtgcacaTGTATAGATAGATGCACATACATGTGCAGACACATATACACCCATACACAGCCAatacatgtgtatgcatatatgaTAACCAGACTGTGCAAATTGCCTGCACCCCAACAAAGCTTCCCCCTGGGTTAGCATCCACTGACAAGTCCTTTCTAATCCAGCCTTAATATGATGATGGGAAGCCTGAACTTTTTGACTGCTGTACTTCCTCCACATTAAACAATGGACCCTTGGCATTTTACCATAAACAAGAACCCTCCCATCTCCCCCAAGGTTGATTAATTCATTTGATCTATTTATTATTGGATATAGACAAATTGTGTTCTATTTTTCAGAGGTTTATAGTTCTGCATtgcacaaaattattttcatgtttaaattgtTCCAGATTTGTCCAGTGGAAATCCTATAAAGTTACTTCCTGTGTTTTTGTGATGTGCCCCCATTATTTTTTTGGAGAACTTGATTTTCTAGCAAAACATGATGTTTCAGGATCACTTGTACCTACCCTATGTGGTCCTGCAATCAGGCCCTTCTCTGGGGATCCTTGTCGCATTACAGTGAAGATGGTATTAAGTACCAAGAGTGGGAACTAGGCTTGCCTATTGCTGTTGGGGAATCTTTGATCCTTGACCTCACCTACGagtacaaaacagacaagcaaggaacatataaccagagacatctaaataaagaacagactgacagtaaccagagggaagggaagggggtagtgggggaaagaaggggatgggtcagcaaggaacatgtataaaggacacatggacaaagccaaaggggggaaggattgagtgggggaggtgggagtgggtggggttggggaaagtggtggtgggaaaatggagacacctgcacttgaacaaaaataaaaaatgcagaaaatgtaataaaaaagtaaatataaaaaaataaagctaggaaacatatgcatgtacatatacataaaataatcaagcaaatgtgtataaatatgtgtatgcACATACAAATGCACATATTGATGTTCATGCACACATACAGTCTTATATACACTGGAAATCATGAATTCATATGGCTACTTCAAATTCTCACCTCCATAAGAGTTTTTGCTAGTTTTTGCCTTATGTCAGTTGATACTTATGTATTTTAACTACAGTGAAAATCCTATCTTCCTTTAATATCAACATACTTATTCATTTCCTCAATCCTATAACATACTTAAAATAGTTTCAGAATTATTTACCATacctttacaaaaagaaaagcaaaacacgAAACCAACCTATTAAAAGTAAGTTTGGTGTTTGTTGGCATTTACTATTTTCTCTTCCTACTCACCCTACTGTGTCTGAGATGATATAGCCAAATACTGTAGAAATGCAACTGTGGGTtaatccttcctttcccttcagcttAGTCTGTTAATAGCTTTTGCCCAATTTTCTACAGggcaaatttaattttctttttaatttttaactgctCTTAAAAAATTAGGGATATTAGTGTTCCTTCTGAtatgtattataaattttattcccAATCggtcatttttcttttgaatttttgctatcctaaatctgattttttttatttttatgtagtcaaaCTCATCAATTTTGTAAATTGCTAATGGGTTTTTACTCATAGTTTAAGAGATTTTCCCTATCCTTATGTTTATGAAGAATtcagttatgttttctttttcttttagtataatatttgtatgtttttaaaggtAGAATTTCCTAGTTGTTCTGGATTATCTGAAACTACGGTTTGTTAAACAGTTCTTCAGAAACTATAGTTCCACAAAAGTGATTTAGGACAACTGAAAATAActaatttcaaatacatttgtcaattaaaatctgtaattaaaaacaacacaTCTACTTAACCatgtcaaataaaatttttaatgctcTGAAGATCACTAATACACTAAAATTTACTGCTGAGCAAAATCATTTTGGTAAAGCTATCACAATATGGTTTCTCCTTCCATATGTGGATATATATTGAACTGTTGAGAATATGTTATTGATCAGTGAGTTTGTAGTCCTTCTCCGATTGGTTTTTAAATCCAGGCCTATACATGtcagctaaaaacaaaacaaaacaaataaatctctATAAAACAGTACATCAGATGGGCCATGCTTCGTTAGGGCTCTGAGAAGCTCAGGTACATTCGATTTGTGCACAGGTACCCTTCAGGCACTGCAACAATGAGGTGCGGGCAGGAGCAAGTGAACCCCACAAACATTATACTGTGAGATGTGAGGGCACTGGTGTTGGTACCAGGTAATGTGCATTTTAAATCCTTCTTGTCTCACTTTTACAGTAATTCATTTGAAAAGCATTTGTTAAAAATCTACTATGTATCAGGCAAGTCAGGCACTGTACTGGGCCTCATTTCGATataaagcaataaacaaaatcttCATGATTCCTGCAACTTTAGGAGCTCCAGGAAAGACATATGGAACAATTAATCAAAAATGGTAAGAGTTATGAGAGAAGTACTGCATATCAAAGGATTATATTAGAGGAGATACATAGAATGTCACCCTGAGAAAATATTGCTTCAATTAAGACCTGAAAAATGAGTATGACTAAGTCAGATGCCTTTTAAATGGTTTTGATCATATTGGAGTTTCTCATGAGGTTGAGTTTGATATTATTGTAAAgtagattgttttatttattttgtcgtTAGTGCACAGaaatgtgtatcaaatcatcatcttgtacaccttaaacttatacaatgttatatgccaaTGGTATCAATAgaactggaaaacaaacaaacaaaaaacataacaGGTAGAACCCCACAATCTTAAAGGCCTCCACATCAACCTCCACTGTTCACCTGGCTAACTTACTGCTTAAGACTTGACCCAG from the Desmodus rotundus isolate HL8 chromosome 5, HLdesRot8A.1, whole genome shotgun sequence genome contains:
- the LOC112315890 gene encoding LOW QUALITY PROTEIN: small ribosomal subunit protein eS4, X isoform-like (The sequence of the model RefSeq protein was modified relative to this genomic sequence to represent the inferred CDS: deleted 1 base in 1 codon; substituted 1 base at 1 genomic stop codon) — protein: MACGPKTHLQNVLAAPKHXMLDKLTGVFGPRPSTSPHKLRECLPLIIFLRNRHKYALTGNEVKNICMQWFIKIDGKVRTDITYPAGFMDEICIDKTRENVCLVYNTKGCFAVHRITPEEARCKLCKERKGTKVIPHLVTHDAHTICYPDPLIKVNDSIQIDLETGKITDFIKCDTGNLCMVTGGANLGKIGMITNRERHPGSFDVVYMKEANGKSFATWLCNIFVISKGNKPWVSLPHESVSTGIPFAEERDKRLVAKVVGEVNSCTSRHCKR